Below is a genomic region from Hyphomicrobiales bacterium.
TCGTGGGCCAAGGACCCGGGCATCGGCTCGAGGATGATCAACGCCCGGGCCGAAACAGTCGCCGAAAAGCCGTCGTTCAGGAACGCGCTCGCCAAGCGCCGCTGCCTGATCGTCGCCGACGGCTTCTTCGAATGGCAAAAACAGCCGAAGGGGCCGAAGCAGCCTTACTACATCACCGCCAAGGACGATGAGCCCTTCGCCTTCGCCGGCCTGTGGGAGCGGTGGGCCGCGACGGGAAAAGAACCCGTCCAGTCCTGCACCATCGTCACCACCGAAGCCAACGCGGCCTTGAAGCCGATCCACGATCGGATGCCGGTGATGCTGTCGCCCGATCGCTTCGAGGCCTGGCTCGACGTCGACGGCTGGCCGTCCGAGCGGGCGGTCGAATTGCTCAAGCCCTTCCCCGCGGTGCGCATGGTCATGGTCGCCGTCTCGACCCGCGTCAACAGCGTCAAGAACGACGTTCCTGTGTGCATCGCGCTGCTCAGCGATGGATAACATCTGCGTGACCGATGCAAAGGACGGGAGTCTTGCAAAACCATGACGAAGGCTACACGCGATCAGTTCGAATTCAGAAGCGACATTTTGGTCGTCCATCGACCCACTGGGGCAACCTTTTCAACCTATCGATACGAGAACCCCGAGGAAGGCACATATCCCGTGCATGCAACCATCGGACGGGCGGGCGAGATCTTGGAGAGCGGCGAAGAGTACTCGGAATACGAAGTCCGAACGATGGCGGCCGAACTGCTACGTGAGCGCGCGCTATTGAGCAAACGGGGTTAGTGGGTCTGTGCCTGAAGACATCGACATCTATCGGAGCGCCAAAGAACTCCTTAAGCAACACGGTGAGGACGCATCGATCCATGCCGCCATGCGCGCCGACGCGCTCCTGGAGGCCGGCGACATGGAAGGCCAGGCCGTATGGAAACGGATACTGAAGGCAATTGACACTCTGCTGTCCGACAGGCCGCCGGGAGGAAGAGGACTCCAATGAATAGTAAGCCATTAAAGGGAAAATTGTTGGGATGATCAGTTCTGGCTGGATTGCAATTTTTGCGGTGTTCATCGCAAGTGGCGCACTAGCCTTGGAGGTTAGGCGTTGGTTTGAGTCCGGCGTGCGGCTCACAATTAGCGTCATGGCCGATGCACAGCTTGCCGGAGGTATAAAAGACGACAACGCGGACTATTTGGGGGTGTTTGTTGTTAATAGAGGCAGCGCTCCGACAACGATAACTACTCTCGCATTGATGACATTCTCCTCCCGATGGAAGCACTTTCGAATGCAGCAAGATTATGCTGCGATCGTGCCTAATCCGCAACCACCTGGCAGTGCACCGAATTTACCACAAGAAATTGGCCCCAATGCCAGGTGGACAGGCTTGATACGCTATGATGACAAACTTCATTCACTAAGGGACGGCGGCAATTTATGGGTTTGCATCTACGGATCACATTCCGACAAGCCCACCATGGCGCGGGTTCCGGTCAAACAGCCGTCACGCGAGGGAATTAAGAAGCTTTAAGGCTGCCGTAAGTTACTGCCCGGGCGGACGTCGAATAGAGGTCCGCGGTATTCCTGGCCGGTGACGGCGTCGGCACCGATCGGCACGTTATGCAGCGTCGACACGGTCGAATTGATGGGCAGGCCCGCCAGGGCGATCGGCGGGTCGCCCAATGGGTGAATGGCCGCGTCGACCGCGTTGACGATCAACCCGCCGGCGACCATCACGCTGACGCCAAAAACGGTACCGTGTTTAGGATCCATGATGCTTAAATGGGCACGTCGCGGCGGCAGATCAAGGGTTGATCGCGCCAGTGGGCTCCCCTCTCATCATCGCTCAAATCCGGAACCGGTTGCGGAGCGCCAAGCCGATCAGGAAGAGGAAAAGGATGCCCAGGAAGCTTTCCATCATGGCAAGGGTGTTCACCCAACCGCTCGAAAAGATCGCCTTTGGCTTTGGTTGTTGTTTGCCGGTCCGCCGCACGGGCAAAATCGGCCCAACTTCGGCAGGTCGAAATCGCTTTATTGATCTGAGGCTGGGACAGCGAGCGCATGCCGACGTACCGCGAAGTGTTTGCGTGCCGATTAATTCAGAAGGAGTGTTTCTTGTCTTTAAATACTCTAAGCCGCTGTACGTTTCTCTCATGCCAACGATTATGGACGGCGTCGATTTGAAGAACGCGCACGCTGTCGTTATTGAGGCGCAAAGTTGGCTCCCGTTTGGCCAGCCACGCTTCGCCATCACCAATGGAGGGATGGGGGTCGATTGGTAGAAACGGAA
It encodes:
- a CDS encoding SOS response-associated peptidase, coding for SWAKDPGIGSRMINARAETVAEKPSFRNALAKRRCLIVADGFFEWQKQPKGPKQPYYITAKDDEPFAFAGLWERWAATGKEPVQSCTIVTTEANAALKPIHDRMPVMLSPDRFEAWLDVDGWPSERAVELLKPFPAVRMVMVAVSTRVNSVKNDVPVCIALLSDG